GTCCGGCAGGGAGAAACGGGCGAGCTGGCCGCCGTAGCCGTCCGGCGAGTACCAGGCCTCCATGTCGTGGTTGCCGGTCGTCACCATCCACGGCACCGACCTGGCCACCGGCTCGGTCTGCTTCAGGAACCGGTCCCACTGCCCGGCGTCGAAGACGTCCGACTCCTTGCCCTTGCCGGTCGGGTCGGCGTAGCAGATGTCGCCGGCGTGGAGGTGGAAGGCAGGGCTCCGGCGCAGCAGCAGACGGTCGTTGAGAGCCGCCTCCTCGCCGACGCCCTGGTCGCCGAACGCGGTGAACACGAACCGCTCCGGCGGACTCGCGGGTGCTGTACGGAAGGACGTGACGGTAGACCGGTGCTGCGGGGACGCCGGGTCGAAGCCCTCGTGGCCGACGCCGTAGTAGTACGTCGTGTCCGGGCGCAGGCCGTCCAGCGCCGCGTGCAGGTAGTACTGCTCGACCGCCGGCCGTACGCCCTTCAGCTCCGGGGTGTGCAGGTCGCGCAGCTCCGCCTCGATCCTGCGGCCGAGGTCGTCGGGGCGCAGGCCCACCCGGACGTACGGCCTCTTCACCGCCAGCGGCACCTGCCAGGAGATCCGCATCTGCGTCTTCGGGTCGGCGCCGAAGGCGAGATGGCGGCCGAAGGGGGTGATGAAGGATCCCGGCGCCTTCGACGTGCTCGGCGACGGGCTCCTGGTCGCCGTACCGCTCCCCGGCCCCGAGCCGGAACAGCCGGTCAGCAGGCCGCCCGCGACCGCTCCCGCCGTCACCAGAGTGCGCCGCCGCGACAGCCTCGTCCGCAGGTACTCGTGCTGTTCCGCCATGCTCATCCGGCCGGCGAGCTCGGGCGGGATGCCGAAGTGGGGGATCTCCATGTCGAGTGAATTTCCCAGCGGAGGCCAACAGTCGCACCACGTACGGGTGAACGCGGGTCGACGGCCGCGTGCGGTCCCCCGAGCGGGCGCCCCTCACCTGTCCGCATCACGGACACCCCGTGTCATCCCATGGGACGAGGAGTAGGGTGCCCGCATGTCTCGCAGCATCAATCTCGCAGTGATTCCCGGTGACGGCATCGGCCAGGAAGTCGTGGCCGAAGGCCTGAAGGTCCTCTCCGCCGTCCTTCCGCAGGATGTGAAGCTGGAGACCAAGGAGTACGACTTCGGCGCCAAGCGTTACCACGCCACCGGTGAGACCCTCACCGACGCCGACCTCGACGCCCTGAAGAAGCACGACGCCATCCTGCTCGGCGCGATCGGCGACCCGAGCGTGCCGTCCGGCGTCCTGGAGCGCGGCTTCCTGCTGAAGCTCCGCTTCGCCTTCGACCACCACGTCAACCTGCGTCCGTCGAAGCTGCTGCCGGGTGTCGCCACCCCGCTGGCCGGCGAGCCGCAGATCGACTTCGTCGTGGTCCGCGAGGGCACCGAGGGCCCGTACACCGGCAACGGCGGCACGATCCGCAAGGGCACCGAGCACGAGGTCGCCACCGAGGTGTCCGTGAACACGGCCTTCGGTGTCGAGCGCGTGGTCCGTGACGCCTTCGCGCGTGCCCAGGCCCGCCCGCGCAAGAAGCTGGCGCTGATCCACAAGAACAACGTGCTGACCTTCGCGGGTCACCTGTGGACGAACATCTTCAACAAGGTGGCCGAGGAGTTCCCCGAGGTGACCACCGAGTACATGCACGTCGACGCGGCCACGATCTACCTGGTCACCCAGCCCGAGCGCTTCGACGTGATCGTCACCGACAACCTCTTCGGCGACATCATCACCGACCTCGCCGCGGCCGTCTCCGGCGGCATCGGTGTGGCGGCCTCCGGCAACATCAACCCGTCCGGAGAGTTCCCCTCGATGTTCGAGCCCGTGCACGGCTCGGCCCCGGACATCGCCGGCCAGGGCAAGGCCGACCCGACCGCCACGGTGCTGTCCGTCGCCCTGCTCCTGCGCCACCTCGGCTACGAGGCCGAGGCCGCCCGTATCGACGAGGCGGTCTCCGCCGACCTGTCGGAGCGCAGCGGCAAGCCCGTCCGCTCCACCTCGGAGATCGGCGACGCGCTCGCCGTACGCGTAGCCGGCTGACCCGCCGCCGGCTTATCCCAAGCCGCCGGGTCGCATCCGCGCCCGGCGGCTTTCGCATGTTCCCGCCGGGTGTCACCATCGACCACCGGGTCGCATTCACCCCGTTCCTTCCGCCGTAGCCCCCGGGCGATAATCGAACGCGAGGCCGCGGAACGAGGGAATGCTCGGACGTCCTAGCACTGGTCACCATCAGAGCTGTACCGAGCGCGGCCCGTCACTACAACCGGTGAAGGACTTCAACCCATGACGACGCCCACGATCGAGCTCAAGCCGTCCGCCAATCCGCTCTCCGCCGCAGATCGGGAGGCGATCCTGGCCAACCCCGGGTTCGGCCGCCACTTCACCGACCACATGGTGACGATCAAGTGGACGGAGGGCCGCGGCTGGCACGACGGCCAGCTCGTGCCGTACGCGCCGATCTCCCTCGACCCCGCCACCACGGTCCTGCACTACGCGCAGGAGATCTTCGAGGGGCTGAAGGCCTACCGCCGCCCCGACGGCTCGGTCGCCACGTTCCGCCCGGAGAAGAACGCCGAGCGCTTCCAGCGTTCCGCGCGGCGGCTGGCGATGCCCGAGCTGCCGGTCGAGACGTTCATCGAGGCGTGCGACGCCCTGGTGAGGCAGGACAAGGCGTGGGTGCCGGCGCACGGCGGGGAGGAGTCCCTCTACCTGCGCCCGTTCATGATCGCGACCGAGGTCGGGCTGGGTGTGAAGCCGGCCAACGAGTACCTGTTCCTGGTGATCGCCTCCCCGGCCGGCGCGTACTTCCCGGGCGGCGTCAAGCCGGTCTCCATCTGGGTCTCCGAGGACCGTGTCCGCGCCGTCCCCGGCGGCATGGGCGACGCCAAGACCGGCGGCAACTACGCGGCGTCCCTGCTGGCGCAGGCCGAGGCCGCGACCAAGGGCTGCGACCAGGTCTGCTACCTCGACGCCGTCGAGCACAAGTGGGTCGAGGAACTGGGCGGCATGAACCTGTACTTCGTGTACGGGGACAGGATCGTCACGCCGTCCCTCACCGGCTCGATCCTGGAGGGCGTCACCCGCGACTCGCTGCTCACCGTCGCGCGTGACCTCGGCTACGAGGCCGAGGAGGGCCGGGTCTCGGTCGACCAGTGGCAGCGGGACTCGGAGAACGGGTCGCTCACGGAGGTGTTCGCCTGCGGTACGGCCGCGGTGATCACGCCGGTCGGGACGGTGAAGCGGGCCGGGGCCGAGTGGCAGCAGAGCGGGGGTGAGCCGGGCGAGGTCACGCTGCGGCTGCGTCAGGCCCTGCTCGACATCCAGCGCGGTACGGCGGAGGACAAGCACGGCTGGATGCACCAGCTGGGCTGACCCCGCCCCTGGCCCGGGGGCTCGGCCATCCGGGCCCCCGGACCTATGCCCACCCGCCGCCCGAAGCGGTCGGACAAGAAGTGCTGGTCCCCTCCTCGCCCCCGGGTTCCGTAGCCACGGCGCCCGGGGCCGACACCACATACGCCACCCCGCCCACCAGCCCCGACAGCAGGAAGCTGCAGTCCACCCCGCCGGTCAGCGCCAGCAGCGGTCCCTCGTACGAGGGCAGGGACACCGCCAGGACACCGACGAGCGCGCCGGCCGCCCAGGAGGCGGTCGCCGGGATGTTCCAGCCGGCGCGGTACCAGTAGACGCCCCCTCGCGCGCGGCGGTTGAACACCTGGAGGGCGTCCGCGTCGTACACCCCGCCGCAGCGGGCGAAGCCGATGAGGGTGATGACCGCCCAGGGCGTGCCGATCGCCGTCAGCAGCAGGACGAAGGACGTCATCGCGCTCTGCGCGGTCGAGTAGTAGTGCCCGGCGAAGACACAGGCCGTGGCGATCACGGCGACCGTGTACGTGGCCCTGGCCCGTGAGGCGCGCGGCAGGATCGCGTCCAGGTCGAGGCCCATCGAGTACAGCATCAGGCCCGCGTTGCCGACCGAGCCCGCGGAGGCCGCGAGCAGCAGCGGGACGAGGTACCAGGAGGGGGCGGCGGAGACGAGCGGGCCCGCGTAGTCCAGGGCGGCCCGGGCCGCGTACGCCGTGAAGGTGCCGAAGAGCTGCGGCACCAGCAGCCCCAGCATCAGCCCCAGCCAGGTCGCGTGCAGCACCCGGCGTGAGGAGTGGCGGGCCGGGGAGATGTAGCGGGTGTAGTCGCCGAGGAGGGTGATGAAGGCGATCGGGCCGGACAGTCCCGCGGCCACGGCCGCGAGCAGCCAGGTCGGCCAGAACCCGCCCAGCAGATAGCCGCCGGTCTCCGGCAGCGCGGCGGTGGTGAAATCGGGCGCGTAGGCGATCACCCCGAGCGTCAGCAGGGCCGTCATGCCGAAGGCGAGGACCCGCGACATCGCGAGCAGCACCCGGTAGCCGTACACCGCGCCCGCGACGGTGGCCGCGGCGAGCAGCCCGTAGACGATCCCGTAGGACACCCCGCCCTGCGGCAGTCCGGCCAGCCGGCCGAGCACGCCCACCATCACGTCCCCGCCGATCCACACGGTCAGGGCGGTGTAGCCGAGGGCCAGCAGCAGTCCGACCACCGAGCCGATCAGCCGCCCGCGGACCCCGAACTGGGCGCCGGAGGAGGTCGACAGGTTGGTGCCGGTGCGCAGCGAGACCAGGGCGAGGGGAGCCGTGAACACCACGCCCACGACCGTGCCCGCGAGCACCGCGCTGACCGACGACCACCAGTCCAGGCCGAAGGACGGCGGCAGCCAGCCGAAGACGATCACGCCCAGGCAGAGGTTGGAGCCGAGCAGGATCGAGACGAGATCCCGTGGCCCGCTGGTGCGCTCCTCCTCGGGGATGGTGTCGACTCCGCGCTGTTCGATCGGCATGGGCTGGTCTCCTTCGACGCCGCCAGACTTTTAGAGCGACGCTCAATGTGGCGCGATCCATCGTGTTCCGTCAACGGTCGGGTTGCGGGAATTTAGCGTTTAGAGTGATGTTCTAAGATTTGAAAGGCAAGGAGGTGTCGAGGAGTGAGACTGACTCCCACGGAACGTGACCGGCTGCTGCTCTTCTCGGCCGCCGAGCTGGCCCGGGCCCGCAAGGCGCGCGGCCTCAGGCTGAACGTGCCGGAGGCCACCGCGCTCGTCGCGGACACCGTGTGCGAGGCCGCCCGGGACGGTGCGAGGCTCGCCGAGGCGATCGAGCGGGCCCGGGCCGTCCTCGGTCCGCACGACGTGCTGCCCGGGGTCGCCGACGTCGTCACCGAGGTGCACGTCGAGGCGGTCTTCGACGACGGCTCGCGGCTCGCGGTCGTCAGCGACCCGATCGGCGCCGGCCTCGGCGACCGGGCCCCGGGCGCGCTGCTGCCGGGGCCCGGGCACGACGAGCCCGAGGCGGTCGTACGGCTGACGGTCACCAACACCGCCACCGTGCCCGTCTCCGTCACCTCCCACTTCCACTTCTTCGAGGCCAACCCGCGGCTCGCCTTCGACCGCGGACAGGCCTACGGCATGCGCCTGGCCGTGCCCGCCGGGTCCTCCGTGCGGTTCGGGCCGGGGGAGAGCGTCGAGGTGGGGCTGGTGTCGATCGGGGGCGAGCGGATCGCGATCGGGTTCGCCGGACTCGTCGACGGGCCGCTGGACGCGCCGGGCGCCAAGGAGGAGGCCCTGCGGCGGGCCGCCGCCTGCGGATACCTCGGCACGGCGGAAACACCTGATCAGGAGGTCGAGCGATGAGCCGTCCGGGAGGCCACCCCGCCGAGGCCCGCCGCCTCACCCCGTACGAGTACGCCGCCACCCATGGTCCCCGCGCCGGCGACCGCATCCGCCTCGGAGACTCCGGCCTGGTCGTCCGCGTGGAGTCCGACGCCCAGCGGTACGGCGACGAGTTCCTCGCCGGGTTCGGCAAGACCGCCCGCGACGGGCTGCACCTCAAGGCCGCCGCCGTCCGGGAGACCTGTGACGTCGTCGTCAGCAACGTCGTGGTGATCGACGCCGTGCAGGGCATCCGGAAGGTGTCGATCGGCATCCGCGAGGGACGGATCTGCTCGATCGGGCGGGCCGGGAACCCCGACACCCTCGACGGGGTCGACGTCGTCGTCGGCACCGGCACGTCGATCGTCTCCGGCGAGGGGCTCATCGCCACCGCCGGAGCCGTCGACACCCACGTCCACCTGCTGTCGCCGCGCATCATGGAGGCCTCGCTCGCCTCCGGTGCGACCACGGTCATCGGGCAGGAGTTCGGGCCCGTGTGGGGCGTCGGCGTCAACTCGCCCTGGGCGCTGCGGCACGCGTTCAACGCCTTCGACGCCTGGCCGGTCAACATCGGCTTCCTGGGCCGGGGTTCGTCGTCCCACGCGGCGCCGCTGGTCGAGGCCCTCGCCGAGGGCGGCGCCTGCGGCTTCAAGGTGCACGAGGACATGGGCGCCCACACGCGTGCCCTGGACACCGCCCTGCGCGTCGCCGAGGAGCACGACGTCCAAGTCGCCCTGCACAGCGACGGGCTGAACGAGTGCCTGTCCGTGGAGGACACCCTGCGGGTGCTGGAGGGCCGGACCATCCACGCCTTCCACATCGAGGGCTGCGGCGGCGGGCACGTCCCCAACGTGCTGAAGATGGCGGGCGTGCCGAACGTCATCGGCTCCTCCACCAACCCGACGCTGCCCTTCGGCCGGGACGCCGTCGCCGAGCACTACGGCATGATCGTCTCCGTCCACGACCTCAAGACCGACCTGCCCGGCGACGCCGCCATGGCCCGCGACCGCATCCGCGCCGGCACCATGGGCGCCGAGGACGTCCTGCACGACTTGGGCGCGATCGGCATCACCTCGTCGGACGCGCAGGGCATGGGGCGCGCGGGCGAGACCGTCCGCCGTACGTTCGCGATGGCCGGGAAGATGAAGGCCGAGCTCGGCGCCCCGGAGTGCGGCCACGACAACGAACGCGTCCTGAGGTACATCGCCAAGCTGACCGTCAATCCGGCCATCGCGCACGGCCTCGCGCACGAGGTGGGGTCGCTGGAGGCCGGCAAGCTCGCCGACATCGTGCTGTGGCGGCCGGAGTACTTCGGGGCCAAGCCGCAGCTCGTGCTGAAGGCCGGCTTCCCGGCGTACGGCGTGACCGGCGACCCGAACGCGGCGACCGACACCTGCGAACCTCTGGTGCTGGGGCCGCAGTTCGGGGCGCACGGCACGACGCCCGCCGACATCTCCGTCGCCTTCGTCGCGCGGGCCGCCCTCGACCAGGGCAACGACAGCCTGCCCACCCGGCGTCGCAGGGTCGCCGTGCGCGGCACGCGCGGTATCGGCCCGGCCGACCTGCGCCTCAACTCCCGTACCGGGGCCGTCGACGTCGACCAGCGCACCGGCCTCGTCACCCTCGACGGTGAGCCGCTGCGCTCCGAACCGGCCGAGTCCGTCTCCCTCAACCGTCTCTACTTCCTCTGAGGTTCACGATGCCCGCAGCCGCCGACGGCTTCCGCATGCCCGCCGAATGGGCCCCGCACGAGCGCACCTGGATGGCCTGGCCGGGCCCG
The genomic region above belongs to Streptomyces coeruleorubidus and contains:
- a CDS encoding purple acid phosphatase family protein; this encodes MEIPHFGIPPELAGRMSMAEQHEYLRTRLSRRRTLVTAGAVAGGLLTGCSGSGPGSGTATRSPSPSTSKAPGSFITPFGRHLAFGADPKTQMRISWQVPLAVKRPYVRVGLRPDDLGRRIEAELRDLHTPELKGVRPAVEQYYLHAALDGLRPDTTYYYGVGHEGFDPASPQHRSTVTSFRTAPASPPERFVFTAFGDQGVGEEAALNDRLLLRRSPAFHLHAGDICYADPTGKGKESDVFDAGQWDRFLKQTEPVARSVPWMVTTGNHDMEAWYSPDGYGGQLARFSLPDSGFDARTAPGVYAFTYGNVGVVALDANDVSYEIPANFGYTEGRQTKWLDGKLGELRGDASVDFVVVFFHHCAYSTSTHASDGGVRAEWLPLFARHQVDLVINGHNHVYERTDAIRNGGVGRPVPVGGTTDPRRDGIVYVTAGGGGKELYGFPDGVKESYEGNTADRESVDTFRWTKSRDTKAESVQWSRVRYRGFSFLSVEAESGAAPRLKVSALASSGERIDHFEVRRGA
- a CDS encoding urease subunit alpha; its protein translation is MSRPGGHPAEARRLTPYEYAATHGPRAGDRIRLGDSGLVVRVESDAQRYGDEFLAGFGKTARDGLHLKAAAVRETCDVVVSNVVVIDAVQGIRKVSIGIREGRICSIGRAGNPDTLDGVDVVVGTGTSIVSGEGLIATAGAVDTHVHLLSPRIMEASLASGATTVIGQEFGPVWGVGVNSPWALRHAFNAFDAWPVNIGFLGRGSSSHAAPLVEALAEGGACGFKVHEDMGAHTRALDTALRVAEEHDVQVALHSDGLNECLSVEDTLRVLEGRTIHAFHIEGCGGGHVPNVLKMAGVPNVIGSSTNPTLPFGRDAVAEHYGMIVSVHDLKTDLPGDAAMARDRIRAGTMGAEDVLHDLGAIGITSSDAQGMGRAGETVRRTFAMAGKMKAELGAPECGHDNERVLRYIAKLTVNPAIAHGLAHEVGSLEAGKLADIVLWRPEYFGAKPQLVLKAGFPAYGVTGDPNAATDTCEPLVLGPQFGAHGTTPADISVAFVARAALDQGNDSLPTRRRRVAVRGTRGIGPADLRLNSRTGAVDVDQRTGLVTLDGEPLRSEPAESVSLNRLYFL
- the ureA gene encoding urease subunit gamma, with the translated sequence MRLTPTERDRLLLFSAAELARARKARGLRLNVPEATALVADTVCEAARDGARLAEAIERARAVLGPHDVLPGVADVVTEVHVEAVFDDGSRLAVVSDPIGAGLGDRAPGALLPGPGHDEPEAVVRLTVTNTATVPVSVTSHFHFFEANPRLAFDRGQAYGMRLAVPAGSSVRFGPGESVEVGLVSIGGERIAIGFAGLVDGPLDAPGAKEEALRRAAACGYLGTAETPDQEVER
- a CDS encoding 3-isopropylmalate dehydrogenase; amino-acid sequence: MSRSINLAVIPGDGIGQEVVAEGLKVLSAVLPQDVKLETKEYDFGAKRYHATGETLTDADLDALKKHDAILLGAIGDPSVPSGVLERGFLLKLRFAFDHHVNLRPSKLLPGVATPLAGEPQIDFVVVREGTEGPYTGNGGTIRKGTEHEVATEVSVNTAFGVERVVRDAFARAQARPRKKLALIHKNNVLTFAGHLWTNIFNKVAEEFPEVTTEYMHVDAATIYLVTQPERFDVIVTDNLFGDIITDLAAAVSGGIGVAASGNINPSGEFPSMFEPVHGSAPDIAGQGKADPTATVLSVALLLRHLGYEAEAARIDEAVSADLSERSGKPVRSTSEIGDALAVRVAG
- a CDS encoding cytosine permease, coding for MPIEQRGVDTIPEEERTSGPRDLVSILLGSNLCLGVIVFGWLPPSFGLDWWSSVSAVLAGTVVGVVFTAPLALVSLRTGTNLSTSSGAQFGVRGRLIGSVVGLLLALGYTALTVWIGGDVMVGVLGRLAGLPQGGVSYGIVYGLLAAATVAGAVYGYRVLLAMSRVLAFGMTALLTLGVIAYAPDFTTAALPETGGYLLGGFWPTWLLAAVAAGLSGPIAFITLLGDYTRYISPARHSSRRVLHATWLGLMLGLLVPQLFGTFTAYAARAALDYAGPLVSAAPSWYLVPLLLAASAGSVGNAGLMLYSMGLDLDAILPRASRARATYTVAVIATACVFAGHYYSTAQSAMTSFVLLLTAIGTPWAVITLIGFARCGGVYDADALQVFNRRARGGVYWYRAGWNIPATASWAAGALVGVLAVSLPSYEGPLLALTGGVDCSFLLSGLVGGVAYVVSAPGAVATEPGGEEGTSTSCPTASGGGWA
- a CDS encoding branched-chain amino acid aminotransferase is translated as MTTPTIELKPSANPLSAADREAILANPGFGRHFTDHMVTIKWTEGRGWHDGQLVPYAPISLDPATTVLHYAQEIFEGLKAYRRPDGSVATFRPEKNAERFQRSARRLAMPELPVETFIEACDALVRQDKAWVPAHGGEESLYLRPFMIATEVGLGVKPANEYLFLVIASPAGAYFPGGVKPVSIWVSEDRVRAVPGGMGDAKTGGNYAASLLAQAEAATKGCDQVCYLDAVEHKWVEELGGMNLYFVYGDRIVTPSLTGSILEGVTRDSLLTVARDLGYEAEEGRVSVDQWQRDSENGSLTEVFACGTAAVITPVGTVKRAGAEWQQSGGEPGEVTLRLRQALLDIQRGTAEDKHGWMHQLG